The following coding sequences are from one Seonamhaeicola sp. ML3 window:
- the groL gene encoding chaperonin GroEL (60 kDa chaperone family; promotes refolding of misfolded polypeptides especially under stressful conditions; forms two stacked rings of heptamers to form a barrel-shaped 14mer; ends can be capped by GroES; misfolded proteins enter the barrel where they are refolded when GroES binds), with amino-acid sequence MAKDIKFDIEARDGLKRGVDALANAVKVTLGPKGRNVIISKSFGAPSVTKDGVSVAKEIELEDEHENMGAQMVKEVASKTNDLAGDGTTTATVLAQAIVKEGLKNVASGANPMDLKRGIDKAVEAITADLLSQSQEVGNSSEKIKQVAAISANNDDTIGELISQAFEKVGKEGVITVEEAKGMDTYVEVVEGMQFDRGYLSPYFVTDSDKMVADLENPYILLFDKKISNLQEILPILEPVAQSGRPLLIIAEDVDGQALATLVVNKLRGGLKIAAVKAPGFGDRRKAMLEDIAILTGGTVISEERGFTLENADLSMLGTAETATIDKDNTTIVNGSGDSEAIKARVNQIKSQIETTTSDYDKEKLQERLAKLAGGVAVLYVGAASEVEMKEKKDRVDDALHATRAAVEEGIVAGGGVALVRAKAVLETLTTENLDETTGVQIVNKAIEAPLRTIVENAGGEGSVVINKVLEGKKDFGYDAKSEAYVDMLKAGIIDPKKVTRIALENAASVAGMILTTECALIDIKEDAPAMPPMGGGGMPGMM; translated from the coding sequence ATGGCAAAAGATATAAAATTTGATATTGAAGCACGCGACGGATTAAAACGCGGTGTAGATGCATTAGCAAATGCAGTAAAAGTAACTCTAGGTCCTAAAGGAAGAAACGTAATCATTTCTAAAAGTTTTGGTGCACCATCTGTAACTAAAGATGGGGTTTCTGTTGCTAAAGAAATTGAGCTTGAAGATGAGCACGAAAATATGGGCGCTCAAATGGTAAAGGAAGTTGCTTCTAAAACCAACGACCTTGCTGGTGACGGTACTACTACCGCTACCGTTTTAGCTCAGGCTATCGTAAAAGAAGGCTTAAAGAATGTAGCTTCTGGCGCCAATCCAATGGATTTAAAACGCGGTATTGACAAAGCCGTAGAAGCAATTACTGCTGATTTGTTAAGTCAGTCTCAAGAAGTTGGAAACTCTTCTGAAAAAATTAAACAAGTAGCTGCTATTTCTGCTAACAACGATGACACTATTGGAGAATTAATCTCTCAAGCTTTTGAAAAAGTTGGCAAAGAAGGTGTTATTACTGTTGAGGAGGCTAAAGGAATGGATACTTACGTTGAAGTTGTTGAAGGTATGCAATTCGATAGAGGGTACTTATCACCTTATTTCGTGACAGATTCTGATAAAATGGTAGCCGATTTAGAAAATCCATACATTTTATTATTCGATAAAAAGATTTCTAACTTACAGGAAATCCTTCCAATATTAGAGCCAGTTGCTCAATCTGGTCGTCCGTTATTAATTATCGCTGAAGATGTAGACGGACAGGCTTTAGCTACTTTGGTAGTTAACAAATTACGTGGTGGTTTAAAAATTGCTGCTGTAAAAGCGCCAGGATTTGGCGACAGAAGAAAAGCCATGTTAGAAGACATCGCTATCTTAACTGGTGGAACGGTTATTTCTGAAGAAAGAGGATTCACCTTAGAAAATGCCGACCTTTCTATGTTAGGAACTGCTGAAACAGCAACCATTGATAAAGACAATACTACTATTGTGAATGGTTCTGGTGATTCTGAAGCTATTAAAGCTAGAGTAAACCAAATCAAATCTCAAATTGAAACAACCACTTCAGATTACGATAAAGAAAAACTTCAAGAGCGTTTGGCTAAGTTAGCTGGTGGTGTTGCAGTTCTTTATGTTGGTGCTGCTTCTGAAGTTGAGATGAAAGAAAAGAAAGACCGTGTTGATGATGCCTTACACGCTACAAGAGCTGCAGTTGAAGAAGGTATTGTTGCCGGTGGTGGTGTAGCATTAGTAAGAGCTAAAGCTGTTTTAGAAACATTAACTACCGAGAACTTAGACGAAACTACTGGTGTACAAATCGTAAACAAAGCTATTGAAGCGCCTTTACGTACGATTGTTGAAAATGCTGGAGGCGAAGGCTCTGTAGTTATCAATAAGGTTTTAGAAGGTAAAAAAGATTTTGGTTATGATGCTAAATCTGAAGCCTATGTTGATATGCTTAAAGCAGGTATTATCGACCCTAAGAAAGTAACTCGTATTGCTCTAGAAAATGCTGCTTCTGTAGCCGGTATGATTTTAACAACCGAGTGTGCTTTAATCGATATTAAGGAAGATGCTCCAGCTATGCCTCCAATGGGCGGCGGTGGTATGCCAGGCATGATGTAA
- the lptE gene encoding LPS assembly lipoprotein LptE, whose protein sequence is MNLKSRVVPSRYIVKRIKLLFLMLLLATIQSCGFYSFTPPTSINAETYQVNQFENTSLLFEPGLDRDFKIALEDLIQNQTNYRLVPSGGDLIYEGEITDYRIAPTTATAQNTAAQNRLTISVKVRFYNTNNEEDDLDQMFSFFYDFPGSAQLTGTQKATAHEEILDRLTQDIFNATLAKW, encoded by the coding sequence ATGAACTTAAAATCACGCGTAGTGCCATCGAGATACATAGTTAAAAGAATTAAACTGCTTTTTTTAATGCTGTTATTGGCTACGATTCAATCTTGTGGCTTCTATAGTTTTACACCACCAACATCCATTAATGCCGAGACTTACCAAGTCAATCAATTCGAAAACACATCCCTTTTATTCGAACCCGGCCTAGATCGAGATTTCAAAATCGCATTAGAAGATTTAATCCAAAACCAAACAAATTATAGACTTGTTCCTTCTGGCGGCGATTTAATTTACGAAGGAGAAATAACAGATTACAGAATAGCACCAACAACAGCTACTGCTCAAAATACCGCCGCGCAGAACAGGCTTACCATATCTGTTAAAGTTCGGTTTTACAACACCAATAACGAAGAAGACGATTTAGACCAAATGTTTTCGTTTTTTTATGATTTTCCCGGTAGTGCACAATTAACTGGAACTCAAAAAGCAACAGCACACGAAGAAATATTAGACCGATTAACACAAGATATATTTAACGCCACTTTGGCAAAATGGTAA
- a CDS encoding GAF domain-containing protein, with product MNFEQLKPEVSYIIAKKNFSTDQRLLSICELLEQHIDYYNWVGFYFRNGDKEELKLGPYVGEPTDHTIIPFGKGICGQVAVSNKNFVVPDVNAQDNYIACSITVKAEIVIPIFVNGENIGQIDIDSNTPDPFTEEDERFLEFVCKKVSEMIS from the coding sequence ATGAATTTTGAACAGTTAAAACCCGAAGTATCATATATAATTGCTAAAAAAAACTTCTCTACAGACCAACGACTACTCAGCATTTGTGAGTTATTGGAGCAACATATAGACTATTATAATTGGGTTGGTTTTTACTTTAGAAACGGCGATAAAGAAGAACTAAAACTAGGCCCTTATGTTGGCGAACCTACTGACCATACGATTATTCCCTTTGGAAAAGGGATTTGCGGACAGGTTGCTGTTAGCAATAAAAATTTTGTAGTTCCAGATGTTAATGCTCAAGATAATTATATCGCCTGTAGTATTACTGTGAAAGCTGAAATTGTAATCCCAATTTTTGTAAATGGTGAAAACATTGGTCAGATCGATATAGACTCCAACACACCTGACCCTTTTACGGAAGAAGACGAACGTTTTCTTGAGTTTGTTTGTAAAAAGGTCTCTGAAATGATTTCTTGA
- the xrtF gene encoding exosortase family protein XrtF: protein MRALFVKYKAVVKFIITFLLVYIVLSFLYSLFLDLSDGSKFYPDYITNLVAKQTEALIETFGYHVEMIPHANEPSIKIVLNGNYLGRVVEGCNAFSVIILFVSFVIAFSGKFKATILFMLCGSVLLYSVNLIRIALLSIGLFHYPQHEHVLHTIVFPAIIYGMMFLLWFYWVNRFSKSSRHE from the coding sequence TTGAGAGCACTATTCGTTAAATACAAAGCGGTTGTAAAATTTATTATTACTTTTTTGTTGGTATACATTGTTTTGTCCTTCTTGTACAGCTTGTTTTTAGATTTATCTGATGGCTCAAAATTTTACCCAGACTACATTACTAATCTAGTAGCAAAGCAAACAGAGGCTTTGATTGAAACTTTTGGGTATCATGTTGAAATGATTCCGCATGCAAACGAACCATCAATCAAAATTGTGTTAAACGGAAATTATTTGGGTAGGGTTGTAGAAGGCTGTAATGCTTTTAGTGTGATTATTTTGTTTGTTTCTTTTGTAATTGCTTTTTCAGGGAAGTTTAAGGCAACGATTTTATTCATGCTCTGTGGAAGTGTACTCCTGTATTCTGTAAATCTAATTAGGATTGCGCTGTTGTCTATAGGTTTATTTCATTATCCCCAACATGAGCATGTGTTGCATACAATTGTGTTTCCTGCAATAATTTACGGCATGATGTTTTTATTGTGGTTTTACTGGGTGAATAGGTTCTCTAAAAGTAGTAGGCATGAATAA
- a CDS encoding sigma-54-dependent Fis family transcriptional regulator: MESIQAIKQRFGIIGNTPSLNRAIEKAIQVAPTDISVLVTGESGVGKESIPKIIHQLSHRKHNKYIAVNCGAIPEGTIDSELFGHEKGAFTGATQTRSGYFEVADGGTIFLDEVGELPLTTQVRLLRVLENGEFIKVGSSKVQKTNVRIVAATNVNMFEAIEKEKFREDLYYRLSTIEIHLPPLRERQNDIHLLFRKFASDFALKYKMPTIKLSDDAVQILLKYRWSGNVRQLRNIAEQLSVLEQNRIITAEVLRSYLPTTASTNLPAVIKTSKSESDFSSEREILYKVLFDMKSDLNDLKKLTMELMKSGSVKDVEKDHEHLIQKIYGNESEEPTVYQEPVEDTEVLSIPEHTNNIESVESQQDKYHFAEEIQEEETLSLHDKELELIKKSLERHNGKRKLAAAELGISERTLYRKIKQYDL; the protein is encoded by the coding sequence ATGGAATCAATTCAAGCAATAAAACAACGTTTTGGCATAATAGGCAATACACCATCCTTGAATCGTGCTATTGAAAAAGCCATTCAAGTTGCCCCAACAGATATTTCTGTATTGGTAACGGGCGAAAGTGGTGTTGGTAAAGAAAGTATTCCAAAAATCATACACCAGCTATCCCACAGAAAGCACAATAAATACATTGCTGTAAACTGTGGTGCAATACCCGAAGGCACCATAGACAGTGAGCTATTTGGGCATGAGAAAGGTGCCTTTACAGGAGCCACCCAAACTCGCAGCGGTTATTTTGAAGTGGCCGACGGCGGAACAATTTTCCTCGATGAAGTTGGAGAATTACCACTAACAACCCAAGTACGTTTGTTGAGGGTTCTTGAAAATGGTGAATTTATAAAAGTAGGATCCAGCAAAGTCCAAAAAACCAATGTACGCATAGTGGCCGCTACTAATGTTAATATGTTTGAAGCCATTGAAAAGGAGAAGTTTCGAGAAGATTTATACTACCGTTTAAGCACCATCGAAATTCATTTACCGCCACTTCGTGAGAGACAAAATGATATCCACTTACTTTTCAGAAAATTTGCCAGCGATTTTGCTTTGAAGTATAAAATGCCAACCATAAAACTTTCTGATGATGCCGTACAAATACTCTTAAAATACCGTTGGAGCGGTAATGTAAGGCAGTTGCGTAATATTGCAGAACAGCTTTCTGTTCTGGAACAGAACAGAATTATTACGGCTGAAGTTCTAAGAAGCTATTTACCAACAACAGCGTCTACCAACTTGCCGGCAGTAATAAAAACATCTAAGTCTGAAAGCGATTTTAGCAGCGAACGAGAGATTCTTTACAAGGTCCTTTTTGATATGAAAAGCGATTTGAACGACCTAAAGAAACTCACCATGGAACTCATGAAAAGTGGCAGTGTAAAAGATGTAGAAAAAGACCATGAGCATTTAATTCAAAAAATTTACGGTAACGAAAGCGAAGAGCCAACCGTATACCAAGAACCTGTTGAAGACACCGAAGTACTATCGATACCTGAACATACAAACAATATTGAAAGTGTAGAAAGTCAGCAAGATAAATACCATTTTGCCGAAGAAATTCAAGAAGAGGAAACATTATCGCTGCACGACAAAGAATTAGAATTAATTAAAAAATCGCTTGAAAGGCACAACGGAAAACGTAAATTAGCAGCAGCTGAATTGGGTATAAGCGAACGCACATTGTACCGAAAGATAAAACAGTACGACTTGTAA
- a CDS encoding exosortase F system-associated protein — protein sequence MNKLLKYILLFVLVGLLILIRAFEEQLFYDPYLVFFQNDYLYLDSPRREVAKLIGFTTLRYFLNTIISLGIIYMVFRNKSVIKFASVIYVIAFVILLIVYMYFVINPKQEDYYMFFNVRRFLIQPIILILLLPAFYYHKIKK from the coding sequence ATGAATAAACTGCTTAAATACATATTATTGTTTGTTCTTGTTGGATTGCTTATTCTAATTAGAGCTTTTGAAGAACAGCTGTTTTACGACCCTTATTTGGTTTTCTTTCAGAATGATTATTTGTATTTAGACAGTCCGAGACGTGAAGTGGCCAAACTAATTGGTTTTACCACATTACGGTACTTTTTAAACACTATAATTTCATTGGGGATTATTTATATGGTTTTTAGGAATAAAAGTGTTATTAAGTTTGCTAGTGTCATATATGTCATAGCATTTGTAATACTTCTTATTGTCTATATGTATTTTGTGATTAACCCAAAACAGGAGGACTATTATATGTTTTTTAATGTTCGAAGATTTTTAATTCAACCCATAATACTTATCCTGTTATTGCCGGCGTTCTATTACCATAAGATTAAAAAATGA
- the groES gene encoding co-chaperone GroES, producing the protein MGLNIKPLADRVLIEPAAAETTTASGIIIPDNAKEKPQKGTVVAAGPGTKDAPVTVQVGDTVLYGKYAGTELKLEGNDYLIMRESDILAIV; encoded by the coding sequence ATGGGCTTAAACATTAAACCATTAGCAGACAGGGTACTTATTGAACCTGCTGCAGCCGAAACTACTACGGCATCAGGTATTATCATACCAGACAATGCAAAAGAAAAACCACAAAAAGGAACTGTTGTTGCTGCAGGACCTGGCACAAAAGACGCTCCTGTTACAGTTCAAGTAGGTGACACTGTTTTGTATGGAAAATACGCTGGAACAGAATTAAAATTAGAAGGTAACGATTATTTAATCATGCGTGAGAGCGATATTCTTGCGATTGTTTAA
- the miaB gene encoding tRNA (N6-isopentenyl adenosine(37)-C2)-methylthiotransferase MiaB: MEKIIDEKKQGEALSLKQKEGNARKLFIESYGCQMNFSDSEIVASILNNQGYNTTQNLEEADLVLVNTCSIRDKAEQTVRKRLEKYNAVKQESNPNMKVGVLGCMAERLKSKFLEEEKIVDLVVGPDAYKDLPNLLAEVEEGRDAINVILSKEETYGDISPVRLDSNGVTAFVSITRGCDNMCTFCVVPFTRGRERSRDPQSIIEEVNDLWNKGYKEVTLLGQNVDSFLWYGGGLKKDFDKASDMQKATAVNFSMLLEMCATAQPKMRFRFSTSNPQDMTLDVIETMAKYKNICNYIHLPVQSGSNRILKEMNRQHTREEYFELIDNIKRIIPDCAISQDMISGFPTETEADHQDTLSLMEYVKYDFGFMFAYSERPGTLAERKLEDDIPLDTKKRRLNEIIALQQKHSLMRTQEHVGKVEEVLIEKASKRSDKHWAGRNSQNTMVVFPKGNYNIGDFVNVKITDCTSATLIGEAISLSENN; the protein is encoded by the coding sequence ATGGAAAAGATAATAGACGAAAAAAAACAAGGAGAAGCTTTATCGCTTAAGCAGAAAGAAGGTAACGCACGTAAACTTTTTATTGAAAGTTACGGTTGCCAAATGAATTTTTCAGATAGTGAAATAGTAGCTTCCATCCTTAATAATCAAGGATATAATACAACTCAGAATTTAGAAGAGGCCGATTTAGTTCTGGTCAACACCTGTTCTATTAGAGACAAGGCAGAACAAACTGTTCGTAAACGCCTAGAGAAATACAATGCCGTTAAACAAGAAAGCAACCCGAACATGAAAGTTGGTGTTTTGGGATGTATGGCCGAACGTTTAAAAAGTAAGTTTCTCGAAGAAGAAAAAATAGTGGATTTGGTTGTAGGACCAGATGCTTACAAAGACCTCCCTAACCTTTTAGCCGAAGTTGAAGAAGGTAGAGACGCTATAAATGTTATCTTATCTAAAGAAGAAACATATGGCGATATTTCCCCAGTACGTTTAGACAGCAATGGCGTAACTGCTTTTGTATCGATTACACGTGGTTGCGACAACATGTGTACGTTCTGCGTGGTTCCCTTTACAAGAGGAAGGGAACGCAGTAGGGACCCACAAAGTATTATTGAAGAGGTAAACGATTTATGGAACAAGGGATACAAGGAAGTCACACTTTTGGGACAAAACGTTGATAGCTTTTTATGGTATGGCGGCGGACTTAAAAAAGATTTCGACAAAGCCAGTGATATGCAAAAAGCTACGGCCGTTAATTTTTCTATGCTGTTAGAAATGTGTGCCACTGCTCAGCCCAAAATGCGTTTTAGATTTTCAACATCAAATCCTCAGGATATGACATTGGATGTTATCGAGACCATGGCGAAATACAAGAATATTTGCAACTACATTCATCTTCCCGTGCAAAGTGGCAGCAACCGTATTTTGAAAGAAATGAATCGTCAGCATACACGAGAGGAATACTTCGAACTAATCGATAACATTAAGCGTATTATCCCAGACTGTGCCATTAGCCAAGATATGATTTCTGGTTTTCCAACAGAAACAGAAGCAGACCATCAAGACACCTTGAGCTTAATGGAATATGTTAAGTACGATTTCGGATTTATGTTTGCTTACTCTGAAAGACCAGGCACTTTAGCCGAGAGAAAACTCGAAGATGATATTCCATTAGACACAAAAAAACGTAGGCTTAACGAGATTATAGCGCTTCAGCAAAAACACAGTTTAATGCGCACTCAAGAGCATGTAGGCAAAGTTGAAGAAGTACTCATCGAAAAGGCTTCTAAACGTTCCGACAAACATTGGGCGGGAAGAAATAGCCAGAACACCATGGTAGTTTTTCCTAAAGGGAATTATAACATTGGTGATTTTGTAAATGTAAAAATCACGGATTGTACCAGCGCTACTTTAATTGGAGAAGCGATTAGTCTTTCTGAAAACAATTAA
- the secG gene encoding preprotein translocase subunit SecG — MSFTIFLVLIVVVAFLLIVVIMVQNPKGGGLSSTFGGGGSQQLGGVKKTTDFLDKSTWYLATFLLILILASNVAINRGDNTLDSKALDQDANQLPPITMPTGNDTAADSTSAK; from the coding sequence ATGAGTTTTACAATATTTCTAGTACTAATTGTTGTCGTAGCATTTTTATTAATTGTAGTAATCATGGTACAGAATCCAAAAGGTGGAGGATTATCTTCTACATTTGGAGGCGGAGGCTCACAACAACTTGGTGGCGTAAAAAAGACCACAGATTTTCTAGATAAAAGTACATGGTATCTAGCCACTTTTTTATTGATATTAATATTGGCTTCGAATGTGGCCATAAACAGAGGAGATAACACTTTAGACTCTAAAGCTTTAGATCAGGACGCTAATCAGCTACCTCCTATAACAATGCCTACAGGCAACGACACTGCTGCAGATTCTACTTCTGCCAAGTAA
- a CDS encoding TonB-dependent siderophore receptor: protein MKNILNIFFVIPLLTFSQESISGMIMEANEKNEHIGLAGANVYWLDTDIGTVTDIDGKFTVSYSKAYSKLVISYVGFKTDTITVESPKFIRHWLQPTSDLDEVTITTRKQATAKSYLTAQNVLTVSSEELLKAACCNLSESFETNPSIDVNFADAVTGTRQIKMLGLTSPYILIATENIPSIRGASQAFGLSFIPGTWVESIQITKGTGSVVNGFESIAGQINTELVKPSTDNRLFLNLFGATNERMELNAHINSRVSDKWDMGLYLHGNTHQKEHDVNHDGFMDMPKYHQINVMNRWQYTNPEKGFVSFINLKVLTDEKLTGQLGFNPDTDRLTTNDPVLSGDDVWGSEIFTDRFEIAAKLGYVNPEVPWQSLGVQTAYSNHKQESYFGLNDYDITHNSLYANAIYNSIISDSRHKIKTGVSYTYDYYNELVNLNAFERTETSVGGFFEYSHDNLELFNLTAGIRIDYHNLLGTFITPRVHARYSPWGKSAFRASFGRGKRSANIFTENQKMFATSRNIIIDDVGGNIYGLDPEIAWNYGVSYLQGFNLFGKKADITVDFYKTDFQNQVVVDYENPLEINFYNLEGKSYANSFQAEFNYNAFQGFDFRTAYKFYDVKTDYRSGKLTRPLTPKHRFFANMGYKTALTETGGRWKFDATFNWLGEQRFSSTLTNPVQYRLSDRTPTVSTLNAQVTKVFSSRFEVYIGGENITNVRQPNPILAADDPFGSNFDTTFVYGPIFGSMYYAGIRYRINNN, encoded by the coding sequence ATGAAAAACATATTAAACATATTTTTCGTAATTCCACTACTAACATTTTCCCAAGAAAGTATTAGTGGTATGATTATGGAAGCAAATGAAAAAAACGAACACATCGGTTTAGCTGGTGCCAATGTGTATTGGTTAGACACAGATATTGGAACAGTAACCGATATTGATGGCAAGTTTACAGTATCGTATTCTAAAGCGTACTCCAAATTAGTTATAAGTTACGTAGGTTTTAAAACCGATACCATTACGGTTGAATCTCCCAAATTTATCCGTCACTGGTTGCAGCCAACAAGCGATTTAGACGAGGTTACCATAACCACAAGAAAGCAGGCCACTGCAAAATCTTATTTAACAGCGCAAAATGTATTGACAGTTAGTAGTGAAGAATTGCTCAAAGCGGCTTGCTGTAATCTGTCTGAAAGCTTTGAAACCAACCCGTCAATCGATGTTAATTTTGCTGATGCGGTTACTGGCACACGACAAATAAAAATGTTAGGTCTTACTAGTCCTTACATTTTGATTGCAACAGAGAATATTCCCTCTATCCGTGGAGCTTCTCAAGCGTTTGGTTTAAGCTTTATTCCAGGAACTTGGGTAGAGAGCATTCAAATTACCAAAGGTACCGGCAGTGTTGTGAATGGTTTTGAAAGTATAGCTGGGCAAATCAATACAGAATTGGTTAAGCCCTCTACAGACAATAGGTTGTTCTTAAATTTATTTGGAGCCACGAACGAGCGTATGGAATTAAATGCCCATATAAATTCTAGAGTGAGCGATAAGTGGGATATGGGGCTTTATTTGCATGGGAATACACATCAAAAAGAACATGATGTTAACCACGATGGTTTTATGGATATGCCTAAATACCATCAAATAAATGTGATGAACCGTTGGCAGTATACCAATCCTGAAAAGGGCTTTGTTAGTTTTATTAACCTAAAGGTTCTAACAGACGAGAAACTTACAGGGCAATTGGGTTTTAATCCCGATACGGATAGGTTAACTACAAACGATCCTGTACTGAGCGGAGACGACGTTTGGGGCAGTGAGATTTTTACCGATAGGTTTGAAATCGCTGCTAAACTAGGGTATGTAAATCCCGAAGTACCATGGCAAAGTCTAGGAGTACAAACTGCATACAGTAACCATAAACAAGAATCGTATTTTGGATTGAACGATTATGATATCACCCATAATAGTTTGTATGCTAACGCTATTTATAACTCTATAATTAGTGACTCTCGACATAAAATTAAGACTGGTGTGAGTTATACCTACGACTACTATAACGAATTGGTGAATTTGAATGCGTTTGAACGAACAGAAACATCGGTAGGTGGTTTCTTCGAGTATTCGCATGACAACTTAGAGCTGTTTAATTTAACAGCAGGCATACGCATTGATTACCATAATCTATTGGGAACTTTTATAACTCCAAGGGTGCATGCGCGTTACTCTCCTTGGGGTAAGTCGGCCTTTAGGGCGTCTTTTGGAAGAGGCAAACGAAGCGCCAATATTTTTACCGAAAACCAAAAGATGTTTGCGACATCCCGAAATATAATTATCGATGATGTAGGTGGAAATATTTATGGGCTAGACCCCGAAATCGCTTGGAATTATGGAGTGTCTTACTTACAGGGTTTTAATCTTTTTGGAAAGAAAGCCGATATCACTGTAGATTTTTATAAAACCGATTTCCAAAATCAAGTCGTCGTAGATTATGAAAATCCGCTGGAAATAAATTTTTATAATTTGGAAGGAAAAAGTTATGCCAATAGTTTTCAGGCCGAATTTAATTATAATGCTTTCCAAGGTTTTGATTTCCGAACAGCCTACAAGTTTTATGATGTTAAAACCGACTATAGGTCTGGAAAACTTACCAGGCCTTTAACGCCGAAACATCGGTTTTTTGCTAATATGGGCTATAAAACCGCTTTAACCGAAACAGGAGGCAGGTGGAAGTTCGATGCAACCTTTAATTGGTTAGGAGAACAACGGTTTTCGTCTACATTAACAAACCCCGTTCAGTATCGCTTATCTGATAGAACACCAACGGTTTCAACTTTAAATGCTCAAGTAACCAAAGTGTTTTCCTCCAGATTTGAGGTATATATAGGCGGGGAGAATATTACTAATGTTAGACAACCAAACCCGATTTTGGCTGCTGATGATCCATTTGGTTCAAATTTTGATACAACGTTTGTATATGGTCCTATTTTTGGAAGTATGTATTACGCTGGTATTCGATATAGGATAAATAATAATTAA
- a CDS encoding heavy-metal-associated domain-containing protein, with the protein MKHTYTVTGMTCGGCKVSVEEALNKLSDVTEAIVDLEAAQVGISMSKHVSIATLQKALSSKYVIKEKEEVLVKEKTELQQLYPLFLIFGYILAVSILLNYKPWDTNGFMLDFMGLFYIVFSFFKLLDLKGFPQSFRMYDPLAKLMPLYGWIYPFIEVALGIMFLMRVEIPSALIVTLIILGVTTIGVAKVLLDKKSIQCACLGTALKLPMTKATFIENSIMIVMAIIMLVK; encoded by the coding sequence ATGAAACATACATATACAGTTACAGGTATGACCTGTGGTGGTTGCAAAGTATCGGTTGAAGAGGCTTTGAACAAACTTTCTGATGTAACCGAAGCTATTGTAGACCTAGAAGCTGCTCAAGTTGGAATTTCAATGTCCAAGCACGTTTCCATTGCAACTTTACAAAAGGCGCTTTCTAGTAAATACGTTATCAAAGAAAAGGAAGAAGTGCTTGTTAAGGAAAAAACAGAATTACAACAATTGTATCCGTTGTTCCTTATTTTCGGATACATACTTGCTGTAAGTATTCTATTAAACTACAAGCCTTGGGATACTAATGGCTTTATGCTCGATTTCATGGGGCTTTTTTACATCGTTTTCAGCTTTTTTAAGTTATTAGATTTAAAAGGTTTTCCGCAATCATTTAGAATGTACGATCCATTAGCAAAGCTAATGCCGCTTTATGGATGGATCTATCCTTTTATAGAAGTAGCTCTTGGAATCATGTTTTTAATGCGTGTAGAAATTCCATCCGCATTAATAGTTACATTAATAATTCTTGGTGTCACAACAATAGGTGTTGCAAAAGTATTGTTGGATAAAAAAAGTATTCAATGTGCTTGTCTAGGAACAGCTTTAAAACTCCCTATGACCAAAGCGACTTTCATTGAAAATAGTATCATGATTGTTATGGCAATAATAATGTTAGTGAAGTAG
- a CDS encoding heavy-metal-associated domain-containing protein, with protein MKKLLIIALLLTGSTIFAQNKNAKATTEVDGVCGMCKARIEKACLNTKGVKFAKWDVETHQLSLIFDERKTNLKTIEASVLKAGHDVKDTKAPDEAYAKVHPCCKYRDEDVKGAHKQE; from the coding sequence ATGAAAAAATTACTAATAATTGCTTTGTTACTAACAGGGAGCACAATTTTTGCTCAGAACAAAAATGCTAAAGCCACTACAGAAGTAGATGGTGTTTGTGGTATGTGTAAGGCACGTATCGAAAAAGCCTGCCTAAATACTAAAGGGGTAAAGTTTGCTAAATGGGATGTTGAAACACATCAATTGAGTTTGATTTTCGACGAGCGTAAAACCAATTTGAAAACTATAGAAGCCAGTGTGTTAAAAGCTGGGCACGATGTTAAAGACACAAAAGCACCAGATGAGGCTTATGCTAAAGTGCATCCTTGTTGTAAATATAGAGATGAAGATGTAAAAGGAGCGCATAAACAAGAATAA